A single Tachypleus tridentatus isolate NWPU-2018 chromosome 9, ASM421037v1, whole genome shotgun sequence DNA region contains:
- the LOC143226653 gene encoding kunitz-like toxin PcKuz3, with product MVSYDLVYVSQFSKSEEKYGYRDNNSCSLCNLSETTGLDKDCQSPPVTGPCETIIPRYYYDPKSHQCKEFIYGGCGRNEKQY from the exons ATGGTTAGTTATGACTTAGTCTATGTTAGTCAGTTTTCGAAAAGTGAAGAGAAATATGGATATAGAGATAACAATAGTTGTTCACTGTGTAACTTGTCAGAAACAACAG GTCTGGATAAAGACTGCCAGTCTCCACCTGTTACAGGACCTTGTGAAACTATTATACCAAGATATTATTACGATCCAAAAAGCCACCAGTGTAAGGAATTTATTTACGGGGGTTGTGGCAGGAACGAAAAGCAATATTAA